The region ACCCATCAATCCTTCGCTTGATCAACAACGTTATCAAGGCAGCTCATGCTGAAGGTAAATGGGCTGGTATGTGTGGTGAGATGGCTGGTGACCAAAAAGCTGTTCCACTTCTTGTCGGAATGGGCTTGGATGAGTTCTCTATGTCAGCAACATCTGTACTCCGTACACGTAGCTTGATGAAGAAATTGGATACTGCTAAGATGGAAGAGTACGCTAACCGTGCCCTTACAGAGTGTTCAACAATGGAAGAAGTTCTTGAACTTCAAAAAGAATACGTTAACTTTGATTAATGTCATTAACCTTGCAACCTAGTTGCAAGGTTTTTTTATAGTTTAATAGCAGAAATTTTATTAACTAGTTCATAAAATGCTTGACAATAAAAAAAATAGGAGTAGAATATTAACTAGTTAAATAACTAGTTAAGGAGTTTTTATGAAGAAACAAAATTTGTTTTTAGTGTTGTTAAGTGTCTTTCTTTTGTGTTTAGCTGCTTGTGGGCAGAAGGAAAGCCAGTCAGGTAAAGGGATGAAAATCGTGACCAGTTTTTATCCTATCTATGCCATGGTCAAGGAAGTATCTGGTGACTTGAATGATGTTCGAATGATTCAGTCAAGTAGCGGAATTCACTCCTTCGAACCTTCAGCAAATGATATTGCAGCCATCTATGATGCAGATGTCTTTGTTTACCATTCGCATACGCTCGAATCTTGGGCAGGAAGTCTGGATCCAAATCTAAAAAAATCCAAAGTTAAGGTTTTAGAGGCTTCTGAAGGAATGACCTTAGACCGAGTCCCAGGGCTAGAAGATGTGGAAGCAGGTGATGGAGTTGATGAAAAAACGCTCTATGACCCTCATACTTGGCTAGATCCTGAAAAAGCTGGAGAAGAAGCCCAAATTATTGCTGATAAACTTTCAGAGGTTGATAGTGAACATAAAGAAACTTATCAGAAAAATGCGCAAGCCTTTATCAAAAAAGCTCAAGAATTGACTAAGAAATTCCAGCCTAAATTTGAAAAAGCGAGTCAGAAAACCTTTGTGACACAACATACAGCCTTTTCTTATCTAGCTAAGCGATTTGGACTCAATCAACTTGGAATCGCTGGTATCTCTCCAGAACAAGAACCAAGTCCAAGACAACTAACAGAAATTCAGGAATTTGTTAAAACCTATAAGGTTAAAACGATTTTTACAGAAAGTAATGCTTCTTCGAAAGTAGCTGAAACTCTTGTCAAATCAACAGGTGTGGGGCTTAAAACTCTGAATCCTTTAGAGGCAGACCCACAAAACGACAAAACTTATCTAGAAAACCTAGAAGACAATATGAGTATTTTAGCAGAAGAATTAAAGTGAGGAAAGAATGAAAATCAATAAAAAATATCTAGCTGGGTCAGCAGCAGCACTTGTTTTAAGTGTCTGTGCTTATGAACTAGGTTTGCATCAAGCTCAAACTGTAAAAGAAAATAACCGTGTTTCATATATAGATGGCAACCAACCAAGCCAAAAGGCAGAAACTTTGACACCTGATGAAGTCAGTAAAAAAGAAGGTATTAATGCCGAGCAAATTGTTATCAAGATTACGGATCAAGGTTATGTGACTTCTCATGGAGACCATTATCATTACTATAATGGCAAGGTTCCTTATGATGCTATCATCAGTGAAGAACTTCTGATGAAAGATCCAAATTATCAGTTGAAGGATTCAGACATTGTCAATGAAATCAAGGGTGGCTATGTGATTAAGGTAGATGGTAAGTATTATGTCTATCTAAAGGATGCAGCGCATGCTGATAATGTTCGCTCAAAAGAAGAAATTACTCGTCAGAAGCAGGAACACAGTAGTAATCACGGAGGTGGTTCTAGCGATAATGCGGTAGTAGCTGCTAGAGCTCAGGGTCGATATACAACGGATGATGGTTATATCTTTAATGCATCTGATATTATTGAGGACACGGGTGATGCTTATATCGTTCCTCATGGCAATCATTTCCACTATATTCCTAAGAGTGACTTGTCTGCCAGTGAATTAGCTGCTGCTCGAGCCTTCCTAGCTGGAAAAACCAATCAGCCAAGCTCAGTTGGGTATCGTCCTTCAACAAATTCTTCTAGCAGTAGCTCATCAGATACATCGAATAGTAGTTCATATGGACAAACGAATCAAAGCAATGTTGAGGCAAATACCAGAAGATGGACTCCAACTGTTAGCCCACAAGTGGATAATAGTTATCAAGCAAGTCCAAGTGAAGACGTATCTAGTCTCTTGAAACAACTTTATGCCTTGCCACTTAGTCAACGACATGTGGAATCAGATGGACTTGTCTTTGATCCAGCGCAGATTACCAGAAAAACTGCGAATGGTGTTGCAGTGCCTCACGGAGACCATTATCACTTTATCCCTTATTCTCAAATGTCTGATTTAGAACAGAAGATTGCGAGAATGATTTCTGAAAATTATCAAGGAAATCATACTACTGCAGGTGGTAAAGAATTAAAACCAATTCCGAATCCAAGCCTTCCAAAACCAATTCCATCTCCTGTTTTGCCAGCTCTTAGCTTAAAACCTTTGAAACCTATTGTAAAGCCGGCTCCTACTCCAAATCCTAAAATAGACTCAAATTCTTCTTTGGTTAGTCAGCTGGTACGAAAAGTTGGAGAAGGATATGTTTTCGAAGAAAAAGGAATCTCACGCTATGTCTTTGCGAAAGATTTACCATCTGAAACTGTTAAAAATCTTGAAAGCGAGTTATCAAAACAAGAGAGTGTATCACACGCTTTAACTGCTAAAAAAGAAAAAGTTGCTCCTCGTGACCAAGAATTTTATGATAAAGCATATAATCTGTTGGCTGAGGCTCATAAAGCCTTGTCTGAAAATAAAGGTCGCGTTTCTGATTTCCAAGCCTTAGACAAATTAGCAGAACGCTTGAATGATGAATCTTCTAATAAAGGAAAATTGGTAGATGATTTATTGGCATTCCTAGCGCCAATTACTCATCCAGAGCGACTTGGCAAACCAAATTCTCAGATTGAGTATACCGAAAATGAGGTCCGCATTGCTCAATTAGCTGATAAGTATACAACGTCAGATGGTTACATTTTTGACGAACATGATATTATCAGTGATGAAGGAGATGCCTATGTAACGCCTCATATGGGACATAGTCACTGGATTGGAAAAGACAGCCTTTCTGATAAGGAAAAAGCTGCAGCTCAATCTTATACTAAAGAAAAAGGAATTTTACCTCCGTCAGCAGACGCAGATGCTCAAGCAAATCCAACTGGAGATAGTGCAGCGGCCATTTACAATCGTGTGAAAGGTGAGAAACGAATTCCACTCGTTCGACTTCCATACATGGTTGAGCATACAGTTGAGATTAAAAATGGTAATTTAATTATTCCTCACAAGGATCATTACCATAACATTAAATTTGCTTGGTTTGATGATCACTCATACAAAGCTCCAAATGGCTATACCTTGGAAGACTTATTTGCGACAATTAAGTACTATGTTGAACATCCTGATGAACGTCCACATTCTAATGACGGATGGGGAAATGCCAGCGAGCATGTCTTAGGTAAGAAAGACCACAGTGAAGATCCCAAAAAGAACTTCAAAGCGGATGAAGAACCAGTAGAGGAAACACCTGCTGAGCCAGAAGTCCCTCAAGTAGAGACTGAAAAAGTAGAAGCCAAGCTCAAAGAAGCAGAAGCTTTACTTGCTAAAGTAACAGATGCTAGTCTGAAAGGCAATGCGACAGAAACCCTAGCTGGTTTACGAAATAATTTGAGCCTGCAAACCATGGATAATAATGGTATCATGGCAGAAGCAGAAAAATTACTTGCGTTGTTAAAAGGTAGTAATCCTTCACCTGTAAATAAGGAAAAAACAAACTAATGAAAAATGGGAGTCTCGATAAAGGGGCTTTCATTTTTATTATGTATATACGAAAAATTCTTGACAAGCAGTACTAAAAAGAGTAAACTATTAACTAGTTAATTAACTGGTTTATTGTTTTATAGTGAATCAAATAGAGTTAAGAAAAGAGGAAAGAATGAAAATCAATAAAAAATATCTAGCTGGGTCAGCAGCTGCACTTGTTTTAAGTGTCTGTGCTTATGAACTAGGTTTGCATCAAGCTCAAACTGTAAAAGAAAATAACCGTGTTTCATATATAGATGGTAACCAACCAAGCCAAAAGGCAGAAAATTTGACACCTGATGAAGTCAGTAAAAAAGAAGGTATTAATGCCGAGCAAATCGTTATCAAGATTACGGATCAAGGTTATGTGACTTCTCATGGAGACCATTATCATTACTATAATGGCAAGGTTCCTTATGATGCTATCATTAGTGAAGAACTGCTGATGAAAGATCCAAATTATCAGTTGAAGGATTCAGACATTGTCAATGAAATCAAGGGTGGCTATGTGATTAAGGTAGATGGTAAGTATTATGTCTATCTAAAGGATGTGGCACATGCTGA is a window of Streptococcus mitis DNA encoding:
- the adcAII gene encoding zinc-binding lipoprotein AdcAII, which codes for MKKQNLFLVLLSVFLLCLAACGQKESQSGKGMKIVTSFYPIYAMVKEVSGDLNDVRMIQSSSGIHSFEPSANDIAAIYDADVFVYHSHTLESWAGSLDPNLKKSKVKVLEASEGMTLDRVPGLEDVEAGDGVDEKTLYDPHTWLDPEKAGEEAQIIADKLSEVDSEHKETYQKNAQAFIKKAQELTKKFQPKFEKASQKTFVTQHTAFSYLAKRFGLNQLGIAGISPEQEPSPRQLTEIQEFVKTYKVKTIFTESNASSKVAETLVKSTGVGLKTLNPLEADPQNDKTYLENLEDNMSILAEELK
- a CDS encoding pneumococcal-type histidine triad protein codes for the protein MKINKKYLAGSAAALVLSVCAYELGLHQAQTVKENNRVSYIDGNQPSQKAETLTPDEVSKKEGINAEQIVIKITDQGYVTSHGDHYHYYNGKVPYDAIISEELLMKDPNYQLKDSDIVNEIKGGYVIKVDGKYYVYLKDAAHADNVRSKEEITRQKQEHSSNHGGGSSDNAVVAARAQGRYTTDDGYIFNASDIIEDTGDAYIVPHGNHFHYIPKSDLSASELAAARAFLAGKTNQPSSVGYRPSTNSSSSSSSDTSNSSSYGQTNQSNVEANTRRWTPTVSPQVDNSYQASPSEDVSSLLKQLYALPLSQRHVESDGLVFDPAQITRKTANGVAVPHGDHYHFIPYSQMSDLEQKIARMISENYQGNHTTAGGKELKPIPNPSLPKPIPSPVLPALSLKPLKPIVKPAPTPNPKIDSNSSLVSQLVRKVGEGYVFEEKGISRYVFAKDLPSETVKNLESELSKQESVSHALTAKKEKVAPRDQEFYDKAYNLLAEAHKALSENKGRVSDFQALDKLAERLNDESSNKGKLVDDLLAFLAPITHPERLGKPNSQIEYTENEVRIAQLADKYTTSDGYIFDEHDIISDEGDAYVTPHMGHSHWIGKDSLSDKEKAAAQSYTKEKGILPPSADADAQANPTGDSAAAIYNRVKGEKRIPLVRLPYMVEHTVEIKNGNLIIPHKDHYHNIKFAWFDDHSYKAPNGYTLEDLFATIKYYVEHPDERPHSNDGWGNASEHVLGKKDHSEDPKKNFKADEEPVEETPAEPEVPQVETEKVEAKLKEAEALLAKVTDASLKGNATETLAGLRNNLSLQTMDNNGIMAEAEKLLALLKGSNPSPVNKEKTN